The Gardnerella leopoldii genomic interval AAACTCGGGTGCTTTGGCTGGAGATGCTTCTAATAATTCTTCTTCAAACAATGCTGCTGAAAGTAATGAATCTAAGGATGCTGATTCTAAAGAAGGTAGCTCTAAGGAAAGTGAGTCTAAGAATTCAGAAAAATCTCATTCTATGAGTCAAAAAGCTAAAGAAGCACTTAAACGTGCAGCTCAAGCGTTAAAAGATTCTGATTCTGCTATGCGATCCGGAAACTGGGAAGCTTACGGAAAGGCGCAAAAAGAGCTGAGCGATGCTATTAATGAAGCAATGAAAGAAGAATCAGGTAAGTAGTAAGTTTTCATTAATATCTCAGTTTGTGAGTTACAAAAGTAGCGAATGTTGCGTTATTTTCGTCACTTTTGTAGCTCACATGCGCTGTTTTAATGCAATTCACAATTGGTTATCTGGATCATCATCTTCGTCTGCTGAACCAATCATAATTCTTTCACAAACGTTAACAATGCACATAAGAAGCGCAGTAAGAATTATTATTACTATTGTTGCAGAAAAAATAAGTGGTGTTCTAAATGAGTTATAAGCGAATTGAAGCCAAATTCCTAGCCCATCTTTGGCTCCCAAATATTCTGCAGTTGAAGCAGTTCCAAAAACATAAGCTGCACTAATGCGTATGCCACCAAAAATTTGGCGAGCTGCAACCCTTAATTTAACATGCCACAAAGTCCAAGTTCTACTTGCTCCACAAGTTAAAGCAACATCTGTATAAAAACTTGGAACGGCGTCAAGACCTCGTATAGTTTGCACAGCAATAGGGAACATGCTGAAAACCATTACTATTACAATTTTCCCCGATATTTCAAAACCAAACCAAATCAAAAAAATTGGCGCAATAGAAATTAATGGCATAGTTTGCGCTGCGCATAAAAGCGGGAATAAAGCAGATTTAACAAGCTTACAAATATGGAAAATAACACCTAAAAGAATTCCAACTACTATTGCAATAGAAAAACCGATAACTGTTTCTTGTGTTGTAATTAATGCTGCAGGTAATAGAGTTGGCAAAGCGTCAGCTGTTGATTGAACAATTGAAGATGGTGTTGGAATCAAATTTTCCGAAATTTTATAATATTCGCATGCATACTGCCAAAAAACAAGTAAAACTATTACAGAAAATACAGTTGGCAGATATTTAATTAGCATACGTTTAAAACGCGATTGCGTCATGAAAACTCGATTCCTTTCTTTAAAGGACTTCGATTGCTGCCCCAATCGAATTATTTAAAACTACAAATAGCATGTACATTCTATTAGAAGCGCACAACTTCTGTGAGTTTAATAGTGTACGAGATTTTTTTATTTGTCTATTTAATCATGCATAATCTAAATGTTTCGTGAGTCAATGTGTGGCAAACTGTAGCAGATTGAATCTGCTCAGGGGCATTGAACGGCGCGGGCTAGGCCCTTTGTTACCGTTTTCTGCCGAGTTCGTGTCACTTTCCCAGAAGAACGGTACAAGAAACAAAGTAGGGAACTCATGAATATGCGTATTGTAAAGCGTACTCTTGCGTTTATTCTTTCTGCGTGCTGCGTATTTTCTTTCTCGGCATGTGGATCTGCAAGTAGTAGTAAGAATGCAAATCTTCGTAAAGTGTCGTTTATGCTATTTTGGGCACCGGATACTAATCATATTGGTATTTATGTTGCTAAGCATAAAGGATGGTTTAAAGATGCCGGATTAGATGTCAATATACTTGCTGTTGCTCAGACTGGTTCGGAACATGCAGTTGATAGTGGTGTTGCTGATTTTGCTCTTAGTACTTTGACAAATGCTGCTGATTTTTCAACAAAGGGAGCAAATCTTGAGCAAGTTATGCAAGTTCAGCAAAAGCCAAGTGCTATTTGGTGTTCACTTGCTTCGAACAATAAGATTCATTCTCCAAAAGATTTTGATGGTCGTACTTTTGCAACTTTTGGTTCAGCTGAAGGTGATGCTGTAATTCGTAGGATGATTCAACACGATGGCGGTCAGGGTAAGTTCGACAAAGTTACTGTTGGAACTTCAACTTTTAGAACTCTTGAATCTGGCAAAGCTGATTTTGGTGGCTTCTACGGCACTTGGGAAGGTGTACAATCTGAAATGTTTGGACCAAAGCTTCGCTGCTTCATGGAGGGCGACTACGGTGTGCCAGGTCAGCCAGATACTATTGGAATAATTGCAAATAAGCGTACTGTAGCTAAAGACCCTAAGCTTGTTCGAGCATTTGTTAAAGCTGCAAAGCGTGGATATGAATATGCTTATGAACATCCTGATGAGGCTTCTGAAATTCTTGTGAAAGAAGCAAAAGATGCTAATCTTGACATAAAGTTTGTTAAGCGTAGCATGAAGATGATTGTTGACGGTCAATATTGGGGCAATCGCGCGGATATTAAGAGCGGAAAATTTGTGTTCGGAACCACTGATGTTAAAGGCGCTCAAGCTTACTTTAACTTCTTAAGTAAGGAAGGTGCTTACACTGATTCTAAAGGCAAAGTAACTCATAAAACTCCGCAAGCAAAAGAATTGTCTACTGACGAATTTTTGAAATAAATAACATAATGACTTGAGTCTTGATAGAATAGGCTGAAGTATATAAGGGCGTATCGAGTAGTTGTAATTTTACGTTCAGCTACAATCGATGCGCCCGTTTTGTTGTTTTGCTAAATATTTGAATGGGGAGTGGTCTGCCATGGCATCGGATTTT includes:
- a CDS encoding ABC transporter permease, whose product is MTQSRFKRMLIKYLPTVFSVIVLLVFWQYACEYYKISENLIPTPSSIVQSTADALPTLLPAALITTQETVIGFSIAIVVGILLGVIFHICKLVKSALFPLLCAAQTMPLISIAPIFLIWFGFEISGKIVIVMVFSMFPIAVQTIRGLDAVPSFYTDVALTCGASRTWTLWHVKLRVAARQIFGGIRISAAYVFGTASTAEYLGAKDGLGIWLQFAYNSFRTPLIFSATIVIIILTALLMCIVNVCERIMIGSADEDDDPDNQL
- a CDS encoding ABC transporter substrate-binding protein, with amino-acid sequence MNMRIVKRTLAFILSACCVFSFSACGSASSSKNANLRKVSFMLFWAPDTNHIGIYVAKHKGWFKDAGLDVNILAVAQTGSEHAVDSGVADFALSTLTNAADFSTKGANLEQVMQVQQKPSAIWCSLASNNKIHSPKDFDGRTFATFGSAEGDAVIRRMIQHDGGQGKFDKVTVGTSTFRTLESGKADFGGFYGTWEGVQSEMFGPKLRCFMEGDYGVPGQPDTIGIIANKRTVAKDPKLVRAFVKAAKRGYEYAYEHPDEASEILVKEAKDANLDIKFVKRSMKMIVDGQYWGNRADIKSGKFVFGTTDVKGAQAYFNFLSKEGAYTDSKGKVTHKTPQAKELSTDEFLK